GAGGAGCAACTCCCTGGCAAGGTTGATTCCCGCCCTGCTCGGCAGCAGATAGGTGGCGGCCATACCGGGATGCAGGCCGAGCGAGGTGAAGGGGGCCAGGAGCTTGGCGTCGTCAGCGGCGTAGACGAGGTCGCAGGCGAGCGCCACGCACAGGCCGGCGCCGACAGCGGGACCGTTGACGGCGGCGATGGTGGGGATCTCGAGGTGGGTGATCGACAGCCAGGTGCGGTAGAAGGCGAGCATGCGGTCGCGCAGCGCGGGGACCTCCTCCTCGCCCCTGTCGGCCAGCCAGGACAGGTCGCCGCCGGAGGAGAAGGCGGTGCCCGCACCGGTGACGACCAGGCAGCGGGCCTGCCGGTCGGCGGCCAACTCCTTGATCGTTTCGGCCCATTGAGCGGTCATGCCGTCGGTCATGGAGTTGCGGCGGTCGGGGCGGTTGAGGGTGATGAGGACGACGCCGTCGCCCTGCTTGTCGACCAGGAGCTCGTTCATGGTCGAGAGGGTATCGACTGACTTTCTCGGTGCCTTTGGTACGCCTGGGGATGCGTCGTCTCGGCCTTCGGCTCAGCTG
This window of the Nonomuraea africana genome carries:
- a CDS encoding enoyl-CoA hydratase/isomerase family protein; its protein translation is MNELLVDKQGDGVVLITLNRPDRRNSMTDGMTAQWAETIKELAADRQARCLVVTGAGTAFSSGGDLSWLADRGEEEVPALRDRMLAFYRTWLSITHLEIPTIAAVNGPAVGAGLCVALACDLVYAADDAKLLAPFTSLGLHPGMAATYLLPSRAGINLARELLLTGRTISGAEAAREGLVNRSYPGEELLEKTLEIAGRVAANAPIATRLTKIALKTAHNDLEEALKWESLAQPVTMTSKDMLEGLTAHRERRVPKFTGS